Proteins from a single region of Mumia flava:
- a CDS encoding aromatic ring-hydroxylating oxygenase subunit alpha has product MFKNFWYGVEFSDDLVVGTPKRIKVLGQQLVIYRKPSDGSVVCLSDLCVHRGAALSAGELKGDCIVCPYHGWEYNERGEVLKIPAHPEKGIPRKARIDAYPVVERHKMIWVFLGDLPEEERPPIPDWSAVDDTETYRAVTGTFLWKSNYERILENGVDIAHTPFVHRGAFGNPEKPEVPEFEVETSPWHCKASVKLNPPKPKGLWARMNPGGGDLLNRPLVPVSTTWWLPNAILLEVDLPMGKLKIFDINIPIDEETTLVKFIALRTFFKGRWADKDARRRVFKVLKQDEAVVDTVRPELLPYDLSDELHVRSDYNQVMYRRRRRELIEAGWSVEGNTIVGEGPARVEARVVPSPVRREVPELASAWNFKEVRSKELLGQRAEREERGDLPRTDTVEAPGEEVPA; this is encoded by the coding sequence ATGTTCAAGAACTTCTGGTACGGGGTGGAGTTCAGCGACGACCTCGTCGTCGGGACGCCCAAGCGCATCAAGGTGCTGGGGCAGCAGCTGGTGATCTACCGCAAGCCCAGCGACGGATCGGTCGTGTGCCTCTCGGACCTGTGCGTCCACCGCGGTGCCGCGCTCTCGGCGGGCGAGCTCAAGGGCGACTGCATCGTCTGCCCGTACCACGGGTGGGAGTACAACGAGCGCGGCGAGGTCCTGAAGATCCCCGCGCACCCCGAGAAGGGGATCCCGCGCAAGGCGCGGATCGACGCGTACCCGGTGGTCGAGCGGCACAAGATGATCTGGGTCTTCCTCGGCGACCTGCCGGAGGAGGAGCGGCCGCCGATCCCCGACTGGTCCGCGGTCGACGACACCGAGACCTACCGTGCGGTGACCGGGACGTTCCTGTGGAAGTCGAACTACGAGCGGATCCTGGAGAACGGCGTCGACATCGCGCACACGCCGTTCGTGCACCGCGGCGCGTTCGGCAACCCGGAGAAGCCCGAGGTGCCGGAGTTCGAGGTGGAGACGTCCCCCTGGCACTGCAAGGCCTCGGTCAAGCTGAACCCGCCGAAGCCCAAGGGCCTGTGGGCACGGATGAACCCGGGTGGGGGCGACCTCCTGAACCGCCCCCTCGTGCCGGTGTCCACCACGTGGTGGCTGCCCAACGCGATCCTGCTCGAGGTCGACCTGCCGATGGGAAAGCTGAAGATCTTCGACATCAACATCCCGATCGACGAGGAGACCACCCTCGTCAAGTTCATCGCGCTGCGGACCTTCTTCAAGGGCAGGTGGGCCGACAAGGACGCCAGGCGCCGCGTGTTCAAGGTGCTGAAGCAGGACGAGGCCGTCGTCGACACGGTGCGGCCCGAGCTGCTGCCGTACGACCTGTCCGACGAGCTGCACGTGCGCAGCGACTACAACCAGGTCATGTACCGCCGCCGCCGTCGCGAGCTGATCGAGGCGGGATGGTCGGTCGAGGGCAACACGATCGTCGGCGAGGGCCCGGCGCGGGTCGAGGCGCGGGTCGTACCGTCGCCGGTCCGGCGCGAGGTGCCCGAGCTGGCCTCGGCGTGGAACTTCAAGGAGGTCCGGAGCAAGGAGCTGCTCGGGCAGCGCGCCGAGCGCGAGGAGCGCGGCGACCTCCCGCGGACCGACACCGTGGAGGCCCCGGGCGAGGAGGTGCCGGCATGA
- a CDS encoding SDR family oxidoreductase → MSAAGRVVVVTGGTRGIGLGLARELLARGCRVVVCGRSPERLADAVTELGAAGDPFAVTGLVADITDRTALSALWDHAVATFGRVDVWINNAGMSAPRRPLAEVPSEAVETVVATNLVGTVHGCAVASAGLAAQSGGGWIWNMEGFGSDGQIQPGMAVYGASKRGVSYLTAALVKETKGTSVKVGSLSPGIVATDLLVDDYDGQPEAFEKARRIFNILGDRVETVTPWLAERLLAEPKHGAKVAWLTRSKAFGRFMTAGFRSRDIFAPSGDRAAA, encoded by the coding sequence GTGAGCGCCGCCGGCCGGGTCGTCGTCGTGACCGGCGGGACCCGGGGGATCGGGCTCGGCCTGGCCCGCGAGCTGCTGGCGCGCGGCTGCCGGGTCGTGGTGTGCGGGCGCTCGCCCGAGCGGCTCGCCGACGCCGTGACCGAGCTCGGTGCGGCCGGCGACCCGTTCGCGGTCACCGGCCTGGTCGCCGACATCACCGACCGTACGGCGCTGAGCGCGCTGTGGGACCACGCGGTCGCGACCTTCGGGCGCGTCGACGTCTGGATCAACAACGCCGGGATGTCCGCGCCCCGCCGCCCGCTGGCCGAGGTGCCGTCCGAGGCCGTCGAGACCGTGGTCGCGACCAACCTGGTCGGCACCGTGCACGGCTGCGCGGTCGCGTCGGCGGGCCTGGCCGCCCAGTCCGGGGGCGGCTGGATCTGGAACATGGAGGGGTTCGGCTCCGACGGGCAGATCCAGCCGGGGATGGCGGTCTACGGCGCCAGCAAGCGCGGCGTCAGCTACCTCACCGCGGCGCTGGTCAAGGAGACCAAGGGCACCTCGGTGAAGGTCGGGTCCCTCTCGCCGGGGATCGTTGCCACCGACCTCCTCGTCGACGACTACGACGGTCAGCCCGAGGCGTTCGAGAAGGCCCGCCGGATCTTCAACATCCTCGGCGACCGGGTCGAGACGGTCACCCCCTGGCTCGCCGAGCGGCTGCTGGCCGAGCCCAAGCACGGCGCCAAGGTCGCGTGGCTGACCCGGTCGAAGGCGTTCGGGCGCTTCATGACCGCAGGGTTCCGGTCGCGGGACATCTTCGCGCCGTCCGGTGACCGAGCGGCGGCGTGA
- a CDS encoding class E sortase, whose protein sequence is MFVRSTATRSLARAAAELLVTCGAVVLLFGVYLVFWSDVQASVAQVGLRDDFEQQVEAAQDGPATQPVAAKPAVGSGIAVMSIPRLGADWSWVVVEGVTDDQIARGPGHFPETALPGRTGNFAVAGHRATHGEPFAHLDQVQPRDTILVETPGAAYEYVVTRTEIVAPSSTGVLLPVPDRPDATPKKARITLVTCHPRWGSSERMIVHGHLQRTITGTGA, encoded by the coding sequence GTGTTCGTTCGTTCGACGGCCACCCGCAGCCTCGCGCGCGCCGCGGCAGAGCTGCTGGTCACCTGCGGTGCCGTGGTCCTGCTCTTCGGGGTCTACCTCGTGTTCTGGAGCGACGTGCAGGCGAGCGTGGCCCAGGTCGGGCTGCGTGACGACTTCGAGCAGCAGGTCGAGGCCGCCCAGGACGGGCCCGCCACCCAGCCGGTCGCCGCGAAGCCGGCCGTCGGCAGCGGGATCGCCGTCATGTCGATCCCCCGGCTCGGCGCCGACTGGTCGTGGGTCGTCGTCGAGGGCGTGACCGACGACCAGATCGCCCGTGGCCCGGGTCACTTCCCCGAGACCGCGCTGCCGGGCCGGACGGGCAACTTCGCGGTCGCCGGCCACCGTGCGACCCACGGCGAGCCCTTCGCCCACCTCGACCAGGTCCAGCCGCGTGACACCATCCTGGTCGAGACACCCGGGGCGGCGTACGAGTACGTCGTGACCCGCACGGAGATCGTCGCGCCGAGCTCCACCGGGGTCCTGCTTCCGGTGCCGGACCGCCCGGACGCGACGCCGAAGAAGGCCCGCATCACACTCGTCACGTGCCACCCACGGTGGGGTTCCAGCGAGCGGATGATCGTGCACGGCCACCTCCAGCGCACCATCACCGGGACGGGAGCCTGA
- a CDS encoding alpha/beta hydrolase family protein, with product MAAPALVRALRTATRIPGAEAPYDTAHVTVRYPALAARTDAERMSGRLAADPAGGPYPVVVLLSGVNVAAEAYAWLATTLVESGFVAVTYDWVGELFAGEHGLTPGVDLGAVGPDTYGRRPTTQALGPVLETVGRLGHHGPLAGLLEPGAVGLFGHSAGGTVALQSARPAWFDQVRAVVTYGAHTMASQQLGHAAGTVLPVAVEVPVLLVGGSADGVVAASALRYGGDAGDPDHDPIAATWRDAVPATTDAWLVTLAGAGHMLAAHPDDPTTARGFLEEATGGDAAALRATLAETVATFLRAHVRGEAEAKDALELLVEQPGPQIAEIRRR from the coding sequence GTGGCCGCTCCCGCCCTCGTCCGCGCGCTCCGCACCGCGACCCGGATCCCGGGCGCCGAGGCGCCGTACGACACCGCGCACGTGACCGTGAGGTACCCCGCGCTCGCCGCCCGCACGGACGCCGAGCGCATGAGCGGTCGTCTGGCCGCCGACCCCGCCGGGGGACCGTACCCGGTCGTGGTCCTGCTGTCGGGCGTCAACGTGGCAGCCGAGGCGTACGCCTGGCTCGCGACCACGCTCGTCGAGTCCGGGTTCGTCGCGGTGACCTACGACTGGGTCGGGGAGCTGTTCGCGGGTGAGCACGGGCTGACTCCCGGGGTCGACCTCGGCGCGGTCGGACCTGACACCTACGGCCGCCGCCCCACCACCCAGGCGCTCGGGCCCGTCCTCGAGACGGTCGGCCGGCTCGGCCACCACGGTCCGCTCGCCGGGCTGCTCGAGCCCGGCGCCGTCGGCCTGTTCGGGCACTCCGCCGGCGGGACGGTCGCGCTGCAGTCGGCCCGACCGGCCTGGTTCGACCAGGTTCGGGCCGTCGTCACCTACGGCGCGCACACGATGGCGTCGCAGCAGCTCGGACACGCGGCGGGCACCGTGCTGCCGGTCGCGGTCGAGGTCCCGGTCCTGCTCGTCGGGGGCAGCGCGGACGGTGTCGTCGCCGCGAGCGCGCTGCGCTACGGCGGCGACGCGGGCGATCCCGACCACGACCCGATCGCCGCCACCTGGCGCGACGCCGTCCCGGCCACGACCGACGCGTGGCTCGTCACGCTCGCAGGCGCGGGCCACATGCTCGCCGCCCACCCCGACGACCCCACCACGGCTCGCGGCTTCCTCGAGGAGGCCACCGGCGGCGATGCCGCGGCCCTGCGAGCGACGCTCGCCGAGACCGTCGCGACCTTCCTGCGCGCCCACGTGCGCGGGGAGGCCGAGGCCAAAGACGCGCTGGAGCTGCTGGTCGAGCAGCCCGGTCCACAGATCGCCGAGATCCGGCGACGGTAG
- a CDS encoding maleate cis-trans isomerase family protein: protein MTDRLGWRRKFGVIAPSTNTIVEPEFAMMAPRGVTSHFSRIHIRDQNMADDAGMERLLDQIREEIGSSCERVLTCEPDYMVMGMSAETFWDGVEGNRRFKKQITDITGLEVATGAEACERALQLYGARRIGVVTPYQPIGDENVVRFFGELGFEVASIRGLRCPTAVSIAHVSEQDLRDAILAVDGEDVDAIVQCGTNLCMSELADEAERWLGKPVIAINAATWWMALRDNGIHDQLDGFGSLLREH from the coding sequence ATGACCGACCGCCTCGGCTGGCGCCGCAAGTTCGGCGTGATCGCCCCCAGCACCAACACGATCGTGGAGCCCGAGTTCGCGATGATGGCGCCGCGGGGCGTCACCTCGCACTTCTCCCGGATCCACATCCGCGACCAGAACATGGCCGACGACGCCGGCATGGAGCGGCTGCTCGACCAGATCCGCGAGGAGATCGGGTCCTCGTGCGAGCGGGTCCTGACCTGCGAGCCCGACTACATGGTGATGGGCATGAGCGCGGAGACCTTCTGGGACGGCGTGGAGGGCAACCGCCGCTTCAAGAAGCAGATCACCGACATCACCGGCCTGGAGGTCGCCACCGGAGCGGAGGCGTGCGAGCGCGCGCTCCAGCTGTACGGTGCGCGTCGGATCGGTGTCGTCACGCCGTACCAGCCGATCGGCGACGAGAACGTCGTGCGGTTCTTCGGTGAGCTCGGCTTCGAGGTCGCCTCGATCCGTGGTCTGCGCTGCCCGACGGCCGTGTCGATCGCGCACGTGAGCGAGCAGGACCTGCGCGACGCGATCCTGGCGGTCGACGGCGAGGACGTCGATGCGATCGTGCAGTGCGGCACGAACCTGTGCATGTCCGAGCTCGCCGACGAGGCCGAGCGGTGGCTCGGCAAGCCGGTGATCGCGATCAACGCGGCGACCTGGTGGATGGCCCTGCGCGACAACGGGATCCACGACCAGCTGGACGGGTTCGGCTCGCTGCTGCGCGAGCACTGA
- a CDS encoding aldehyde dehydrogenase family protein: MTSGAPAPRASAAAVAAETVVRENPARTIEVVGRLATTGPDDVDAAVRRARDAQAVWSRQPVPERARLLRVASDLLASDVEALAELMARETGKPLPDCRGEITFSLAVLRWAADRGEALLVDGVTDDEDGRLVRRHRPYGVVGAVTPWNAPVVLAALKVAPALVGGNAIVVKPSPLAPFAVERFVGRMGEVLPEGCLQVVHGHASTATALVGHPGVDRVAFTGGETAGRAIAATAARALTPSLLELGGNDPALVLDDAVLDDGSLERMVMAAFATSGQVCMALKRLYVHRSRYDEVVDGLRAAAGRLLRTGDPLHDGVTMGPVVSEPSARRVEDLVGAARAGGADVTELGSVDPGTDLAAGWFVRPTLVLGASDTDAVVAVEQFGPTLPVLAFDTLDEAVGRANAGDLGLGASVWSADEDRAFAVGARLDAGFTFVNTHNRTGLSLRAPFGGVKRSGWGREYGDEGILEHVQTCVLHAPAAFRAGGRGLGATAYPS, from the coding sequence GTGACGTCCGGAGCTCCGGCGCCGCGGGCGTCGGCCGCGGCCGTCGCTGCGGAGACGGTCGTCCGCGAGAACCCGGCCCGGACCATCGAGGTGGTCGGCCGGCTCGCGACGACCGGTCCGGACGACGTCGACGCTGCCGTCCGTCGCGCACGGGACGCCCAGGCGGTCTGGAGCCGGCAGCCGGTGCCGGAGCGCGCCCGCCTGCTGCGGGTGGCCTCGGACCTGCTCGCGTCCGACGTCGAGGCGCTCGCCGAGCTGATGGCCCGCGAGACCGGCAAGCCGCTGCCCGACTGCCGTGGCGAGATCACGTTCTCGCTGGCCGTCCTGCGCTGGGCGGCCGACCGCGGCGAGGCGCTGCTCGTCGACGGCGTCACCGACGACGAGGACGGTCGGCTGGTGCGGCGGCACCGGCCGTACGGAGTCGTGGGGGCCGTCACGCCGTGGAACGCGCCGGTCGTGCTGGCCGCGCTCAAGGTGGCGCCGGCGCTCGTCGGTGGCAACGCGATCGTGGTCAAGCCGTCGCCCCTGGCTCCGTTCGCCGTCGAGCGCTTCGTGGGGCGGATGGGCGAGGTGCTTCCGGAGGGCTGCCTCCAGGTCGTGCACGGGCACGCGTCGACCGCGACCGCGCTCGTCGGGCACCCGGGGGTCGACCGGGTCGCGTTCACCGGTGGCGAGACGGCGGGTCGCGCGATCGCGGCGACGGCGGCACGGGCGCTGACGCCGTCGTTGCTCGAGCTCGGCGGCAACGACCCGGCGCTCGTGCTGGACGACGCCGTGCTCGACGACGGGTCCCTCGAGCGGATGGTGATGGCGGCGTTCGCGACCAGCGGTCAGGTGTGCATGGCGCTCAAGCGGCTCTACGTCCACCGGTCGCGCTACGACGAGGTCGTCGACGGGCTGCGGGCGGCGGCCGGCCGGCTGCTGCGGACCGGTGACCCCCTCCACGACGGCGTGACCATGGGTCCGGTGGTCTCCGAGCCGTCGGCCCGCCGGGTCGAGGACCTCGTCGGTGCGGCGCGCGCCGGCGGAGCGGACGTCACCGAGCTCGGCTCGGTGGATCCGGGTACCGACCTGGCGGCGGGCTGGTTCGTGCGGCCCACGCTCGTGCTCGGTGCCTCGGACACCGACGCGGTCGTGGCCGTCGAGCAGTTCGGACCGACGCTGCCGGTGCTGGCCTTCGACACCCTCGACGAGGCGGTCGGTCGTGCGAACGCGGGGGACCTCGGTCTGGGGGCCTCGGTGTGGTCCGCGGACGAGGACCGCGCGTTCGCGGTCGGCGCCCGGCTCGACGCGGGCTTCACCTTCGTGAACACCCACAACCGCACCGGTCTGTCGCTGCGCGCACCGTTCGGCGGTGTGAAGCGCTCCGGCTGGGGCCGCGAGTACGGCGACGAGGGGATCCTCGAGCACGTGCAGACGTGTGTGCTGCACGCTCCCGCGGCGTTCCGGGCCGGCGGTCGCGGTCTGGGCGCCACCGCGTACCCCTCCTGA
- a CDS encoding FAD-dependent oxidoreductase — MSERILVVGAGPVGLTSALSLARAGHAVTVLEAGTQLSSESRASTYHPPTLEMLDDLGVLDALRSVGIESQRFQYRDRTDGPIAELDLGLLADETRYPFRVQCEQSKLTPILAEALLRHAGCALELGEPVTGVTIEGATASVTSATGRTWTADWVVGADGAGSRVRKAIGAAFEGLTYPERFLVVSTTEDLSAALPGIADVNYVFDPREWLVLLRTPEHWRILFPTDPESPAEAEVAPARVQERLRRVADLGRDWDVLHSSLYAVHQRVASTFRVGPAILVGDAAHVNNPLGGMGMNSGVHDAVLVSGALADLLDGRAGVDELDAVLARRREVARSYVRTVTHDNWKQLRESDPRARAAHHAELRALAADPAAARSYLLRTSMIDSLRPRPAAEAAG, encoded by the coding sequence GGGTCCGGTCGGCCTGACCTCCGCCCTGAGCCTCGCTCGTGCGGGCCACGCCGTGACCGTGCTGGAGGCGGGTACGCAGCTGTCGTCCGAGTCGCGGGCGAGCACGTACCACCCCCCGACGCTGGAGATGCTCGACGACCTCGGGGTCCTCGACGCCCTGCGGTCGGTCGGGATCGAGTCCCAGCGGTTCCAGTACCGCGACCGCACCGACGGCCCGATCGCCGAGCTCGACCTCGGGCTGCTCGCCGACGAGACCCGCTACCCGTTCCGGGTGCAGTGCGAGCAGAGCAAGCTGACGCCGATCCTGGCCGAGGCCCTGCTGCGGCACGCCGGCTGCGCCCTGGAGCTCGGCGAGCCGGTGACGGGCGTGACGATCGAGGGCGCGACCGCCAGCGTGACCTCGGCGACGGGACGGACCTGGACCGCGGACTGGGTCGTCGGTGCCGACGGCGCCGGCTCGCGCGTGCGCAAGGCGATCGGTGCCGCGTTCGAGGGGCTCACGTACCCGGAGCGGTTCCTCGTCGTCTCGACCACCGAGGACCTGAGCGCCGCGCTGCCGGGGATCGCCGACGTGAACTACGTCTTCGACCCCCGTGAGTGGCTCGTGCTGCTGCGGACTCCCGAGCACTGGCGGATCCTGTTCCCGACCGATCCCGAGAGCCCGGCCGAAGCCGAGGTCGCCCCCGCCCGGGTGCAGGAGCGGCTGCGCCGGGTCGCTGACCTCGGACGGGACTGGGACGTCCTGCACTCGTCGCTCTACGCGGTCCACCAGCGGGTCGCGAGCACCTTCCGGGTCGGCCCGGCGATCCTGGTGGGCGACGCCGCTCACGTCAACAACCCGCTCGGCGGGATGGGGATGAACAGCGGCGTCCACGACGCCGTGCTGGTGTCGGGTGCGTTGGCGGACCTGCTCGACGGCCGCGCGGGCGTCGACGAGCTCGACGCGGTCCTCGCGCGGCGCCGCGAGGTCGCACGGTCCTACGTCAGGACCGTGACGCACGACAACTGGAAGCAGCTGCGTGAGTCCGACCCGCGGGCGCGCGCCGCACACCACGCGGAGCTGCGGGCGCTCGCGGCCGACCCCGCTGCGGCGCGCTCGTACCTGCTGCGCACGTCGATGATCGACTCCCTGCGGCCCCGTCCCGCGGCCGAGGCGGCCGGGTGA
- a CDS encoding oxidoreductase, giving the protein MSQTLKHVQEHLDESAPTDVTETFSAWLALVERLQARVQERFSLERDPSSEVLEDVGSDDGPRGRVRTYAGPEIDWMVHSHMENAAAGFCNVHLTIWLGPQVKVPHFGMALGCFPHGWMYLDSVPRSYLVTDTDSYDRYYEPVNARWEQVRNDNDWLEPFISRSGFVRAGLSPTAFCYMAPADERMTDLVSELATEHLERWLGWVDEAPRVPADEQAALAAADEAIRRNIAERDPANVMGDRYFGADTTQRLVRALWGGDRMLPRAHEQGA; this is encoded by the coding sequence GTGAGTCAGACGCTGAAGCACGTGCAGGAGCACCTGGACGAGTCGGCTCCGACCGACGTGACCGAGACCTTCTCCGCCTGGCTGGCCCTCGTCGAGCGGCTGCAGGCACGGGTCCAGGAGCGCTTCTCGCTCGAGCGCGACCCGTCCTCGGAGGTCCTCGAGGACGTCGGCTCCGACGACGGGCCGCGCGGACGGGTCCGCACCTACGCCGGTCCGGAGATCGACTGGATGGTCCACTCCCACATGGAGAACGCCGCCGCCGGCTTCTGCAACGTGCACCTGACCATCTGGCTCGGACCCCAGGTCAAGGTTCCGCACTTCGGGATGGCGCTCGGGTGCTTCCCTCACGGCTGGATGTACCTCGACTCCGTCCCGCGCAGCTACCTCGTCACCGACACCGACTCCTACGACCGGTACTACGAGCCCGTCAATGCGCGCTGGGAGCAGGTCCGCAACGACAACGACTGGCTCGAGCCGTTCATCAGCCGCTCGGGATTCGTCCGGGCCGGGCTCTCACCGACGGCCTTCTGCTACATGGCGCCCGCAGACGAGCGGATGACCGACCTCGTCAGCGAGCTGGCCACCGAGCACCTGGAGCGCTGGCTCGGCTGGGTCGACGAGGCGCCGCGCGTGCCCGCCGACGAGCAGGCCGCGCTCGCTGCGGCCGACGAGGCGATCCGTCGCAACATCGCCGAGCGGGACCCGGCGAACGTGATGGGCGACCGCTACTTCGGGGCCGACACCACCCAGCGCCTCGTCCGGGCGCTGTGGGGCGGCGACCGGATGCTGCCGCGGGCGCACGAGCAGGGCGCCTGA